The region GGGCGTGCGCTGTCGCAGCGACAAGGCGATCCAGGCAGCCGAGTCCGTGGACGCCACCCCGGACGACGCGGCCGAGGAGACCGCGTACTTCAAGGACGCCGCCGACTTCGGCAAGGGCTGCGCGAAGGCCGTCGGAAAGCTGCTGTCACACGTCTCCACGACCGACACGGCCCGCGACATGGACCTGATGCGCCAGGTCCTCGGCGACGGGACGATGCACTACCTCGGCTTTTCGTACGGGACCGAACTCGGCGGCGTGTACGCCCACTTGTTCCCCAAGAACGTGGGCCGTCTGGTGCTCGACGCCGTCGTCGACCCGAGCGCCGACACGGTCGGCCACGCCAAGAACCAGACCCTGGGCTTCCAGCGCGCCCTGGACGACTACCTCAAGTCCACCGGCCAGGACCCCAAGCAGGGCTCCCAGAAGATCGTGGACCTGCTGAACCGCATCGACGCGAACCCCCTGCCGACGGCCGACGGCCGCAAGCTCACCCAGACGCTGGCGCTCACCGGCATCGTCCTGCCCCTGTACAGCAAGGAGGGCTGGCCCCGCTTGACCAATGCGCTCAAGGGCGCCGAGGACGGTGACGGTTCGGGGCTGCTGGCCCTCGCCGACGGCTACAACGACCGTGATTCCTCCGGGCACTACGGCACGACGACCCACTCCCAACGGGTCATATCGTGCTTGGACGACAAGCAGCGGCCGACTCCCGCGGAGACGAAGAAGCTGCTGCCCGAGTTCGAGAAGATCTCGCCCGTCTTCGGGGACTTCATGGGCTGGGACACCGCGGGTTGGTGCCACGACTGGCCGGTCGCCGGCCAGTACGACAACCCGGAGGTCAGCGCGCCGGGCGCCGCGCCCATCCTGATCGTCGGCAACACCGGGGACCCCGCGACTCCGTACGAGGGCGCCCGCAGAATGGCCGACGAGCTGGGCAAGGGCGTCGGAGTGGAGCTCACCTGGAAGGGCGAGGGCCATGGCGCCTACGGGAGTGGGAGCGAGTGTGTCGACTCCACGGTGAACAGCTATCTGCTGGACGGGACGGTGCCGAAGGACGGGAAGGTCTGCGCGTCGTAGTGGCGGGTGCGGCGGACGGACGCGGGCCTGTACCCGGGCCCACCCGGCCGGCGAAGACCCGACGCACGGACGCACGGCCGTCGAACCACCGGCCCGCGAGGGACCGGCCAACGGAAAGGGGCCCGGCACACGCGGTGCCGAGCCCCTCCCGAAAAGCCGTACGCCTGGTACGCCGGCGCCTAGTAGACCGGCTTCTCCGGCTCGATCTGGTTGATCCAGCCGATCACGCCGCCGCCGACGTGCACCGCGTCCGAGAAGCCCGCGGACTTCAGCACGGCGAGGACCTCCGCGCTGCGGACGCCCGTCTTGCAGTGCAGGACGATCTTCTTGTCCTGC is a window of Streptomyces mirabilis DNA encoding:
- a CDS encoding alpha/beta hydrolase, translating into MTRFARWTAAAAATLLVAGCGSGSSGDGKDEGKNSGRPSAGAPSSGTASGLPASLTSQKLDWGHCKGSSAPGSGWQCATLKVPLDYAKPDGETIGLALIRSKATGGQSKRIGSLLFNFGGPGGSGVDTMPSYESAVGPLHERYDLVSWDPRGVAASEGVRCRSDKAIQAAESVDATPDDAAEETAYFKDAADFGKGCAKAVGKLLSHVSTTDTARDMDLMRQVLGDGTMHYLGFSYGTELGGVYAHLFPKNVGRLVLDAVVDPSADTVGHAKNQTLGFQRALDDYLKSTGQDPKQGSQKIVDLLNRIDANPLPTADGRKLTQTLALTGIVLPLYSKEGWPRLTNALKGAEDGDGSGLLALADGYNDRDSSGHYGTTTHSQRVISCLDDKQRPTPAETKKLLPEFEKISPVFGDFMGWDTAGWCHDWPVAGQYDNPEVSAPGAAPILIVGNTGDPATPYEGARRMADELGKGVGVELTWKGEGHGAYGSGSECVDSTVNSYLLDGTVPKDGKVCAS